In the Verrucomicrobiia bacterium genome, one interval contains:
- a CDS encoding divergent PAP2 family protein, with amino-acid sequence MFLLVAFIGWLVSQVGKYLIHSVQVKSFKDWGYLYRSGSMPSAHTSIIVSLVTYTGLIEGVTSSVFALGVVVAAIVMYDAMQVRRSVGEQGRAIEEIIKNSHIKRPYIAMGHRPSEVAVGATLGLLVGIVAFFITK; translated from the coding sequence ATGTTTCTGCTTGTGGCCTTTATTGGTTGGTTAGTGTCGCAAGTAGGGAAGTACCTGATACATTCGGTGCAAGTAAAGAGTTTTAAGGACTGGGGTTATTTGTACCGATCGGGCAGCATGCCAAGCGCGCATACAAGCATTATCGTTTCACTCGTAACTTATACGGGATTAATCGAGGGTGTGACGAGTAGTGTGTTTGCGCTTGGCGTGGTTGTTGCTGCCATAGTTATGTATGATGCCATGCAAGTCAGGCGGTCCGTTGGTGAGCAGGGCAGGGCTATTGAGGAAATTATAAAGAATAGCCACATAAAAAGACCCTATATTGCTATGGGTCATCGACCGAGTGAAGTAGCAGTTGGTGCGACGCTTGGATTACTGGTAGGGATTGTTGCTTTTTTTATCACAAAATAA
- the gyrA gene encoding DNA gyrase subunit A, translating into MDEEQKNPEIVEISESQNHSRTVELRTVEDVMEDSFLRYSMSVIIERALPDVRDGLKPVHRRILYAMEQNGWRPGTKFVKSARVTGEVMGKYHPHGDAAIYDSMARMAQDWSMRYMLVDGQGNFGSMDGDPPAAARYTEARMAKAAAELLVDIDKNTVNFRDNYDGSYTEPTVLPAKLPNLLLNGQIGIAVGMATNIPPHNLGELVDAAVVMIDNPEATLDELLQHVKGPDFPTGAIVYGGAPMKQAYQTGRGGITIRAVTSIEETSKGRHQIIVSEIPYGVNKATLIEKIAELHKEKKITIHDIRDESARGKVRVVIELKKDAYPKKVLNQLFKLTSLQTSFHYNMLALIDGIQPRILGLQEILGEYIKHRQVVVRRRTEFELKKAKDRAHILEGLSIALDHIDEVITTIRESETTEEAQVNLIERFKLSTLQAEAILQMQLRRLAGLERKKIEDELAELRTLIGKLEAILANEQEILNIIKTELLEIKEKYADERRTKIINHELGKFSDEELIPDEESIILLTSENYIKRTLVSEYRRQNRGGKGKRGMSTKEQDVIDQLVPASTHDWLLFFTNKGRVFRLKAHEVPAASLVAKGVAAVNLLQLQPEERITSIIRVAKDHGEDGYLFMATTQGTVKKTPLKDYSNIRTTGLITIRLDDNDELRWIQMTSGQDEVVISTAMGQAIRFNEGDARPMGRSARGVRGIRLRPGDRVVGMDVAVEDRRLLVVSENGYGKMTKISNFPAHKRGGVGIKAAIVTSKTGKLVAVRSLEPTANEVLMISTKGQAIRVGLKDIPLLGRTTQGVRIMRLGNEDNVASLGIIPEQEQPEIEEAGE; encoded by the coding sequence ATGGACGAAGAACAGAAAAACCCAGAAATTGTCGAAATATCAGAAAGCCAAAACCACTCTCGCACTGTAGAGCTTCGTACAGTCGAAGACGTCATGGAGGATAGTTTTCTACGCTATTCGATGAGCGTTATTATTGAGCGCGCGCTGCCAGATGTCCGCGATGGCCTCAAGCCTGTTCATAGGCGCATTCTTTATGCTATGGAGCAGAACGGTTGGCGACCAGGTACGAAATTTGTAAAAAGCGCACGTGTTACGGGTGAGGTTATGGGTAAATATCACCCCCACGGTGACGCAGCAATTTATGATTCTATGGCACGCATGGCCCAAGACTGGTCGATGCGCTACATGCTGGTTGACGGTCAGGGTAACTTTGGGTCAATGGATGGAGACCCGCCAGCCGCAGCGCGCTATACTGAAGCTCGTATGGCAAAGGCTGCAGCAGAGCTTTTGGTTGATATTGATAAAAATACGGTAAACTTCCGCGACAATTATGACGGTTCGTATACCGAGCCAACGGTGCTGCCCGCAAAATTGCCAAACCTACTATTAAATGGGCAGATCGGTATTGCGGTCGGTATGGCAACCAATATTCCACCGCATAACTTGGGTGAACTGGTTGATGCAGCTGTTGTAATGATTGATAATCCAGAAGCAACACTGGATGAATTATTACAACACGTGAAAGGACCAGATTTTCCAACTGGTGCCATCGTCTATGGTGGCGCACCAATGAAACAGGCCTATCAGACTGGTCGGGGTGGTATCACGATTCGCGCTGTTACTTCAATAGAGGAAACGAGCAAAGGAAGACACCAGATAATAGTAAGTGAAATTCCTTACGGTGTAAATAAAGCAACACTCATTGAGAAAATTGCCGAGCTTCATAAAGAGAAGAAGATCACCATACACGATATTCGTGATGAAAGCGCTCGTGGGAAAGTACGGGTTGTCATTGAGCTGAAAAAAGATGCTTATCCAAAGAAAGTCCTTAATCAGCTGTTTAAGTTGACTTCGCTGCAGACAAGTTTTCATTACAACATGCTAGCACTTATTGATGGCATTCAGCCCCGCATCCTTGGCTTACAAGAGATTCTAGGAGAGTACATTAAGCATCGCCAAGTAGTGGTTCGACGCCGCACTGAGTTTGAGCTTAAAAAAGCTAAGGACCGAGCCCACATACTTGAAGGCCTCAGCATCGCACTCGATCATATTGATGAAGTTATAACAACAATACGTGAAAGTGAAACCACTGAAGAGGCGCAAGTTAATTTAATAGAGCGATTCAAACTTTCGACCCTACAGGCCGAGGCTATCCTGCAGATGCAACTTCGTCGACTTGCTGGCCTTGAGCGTAAAAAAATCGAGGATGAGTTAGCGGAACTTCGTACATTGATCGGTAAGCTAGAGGCAATCTTGGCTAACGAGCAAGAAATTTTGAATATCATCAAAACCGAGCTGCTCGAAATTAAAGAGAAATACGCTGATGAACGACGAACAAAAATAATAAATCATGAATTAGGCAAGTTTAGCGACGAAGAGCTGATTCCTGACGAAGAGTCTATTATACTTTTGACAAGCGAGAACTATATAAAACGAACCCTCGTTAGCGAATATCGACGGCAAAATCGCGGCGGTAAGGGAAAACGAGGCATGTCAACCAAAGAGCAGGACGTTATTGATCAGCTGGTTCCTGCGAGTACGCACGACTGGCTGCTTTTCTTCACCAATAAAGGACGAGTGTTTAGGCTAAAGGCACATGAAGTACCCGCTGCAAGCCTTGTGGCAAAAGGAGTCGCCGCTGTCAATCTGCTGCAGCTCCAGCCGGAAGAGCGCATCACTTCAATTATTCGTGTCGCAAAGGATCATGGTGAAGATGGCTATCTCTTTATGGCAACTACTCAAGGTACGGTCAAAAAGACACCACTAAAAGATTATAGCAATATTCGTACGACTGGCTTGATTACAATTCGATTAGACGATAACGATGAGCTGCGCTGGATTCAGATGACTTCCGGACAAGATGAGGTCGTTATTTCTACAGCGATGGGTCAGGCAATTCGCTTTAATGAAGGTGATGCACGGCCAATGGGCCGATCGGCACGCGGTGTACGCGGTATTCGCTTGCGACCCGGGGATAGAGTTGTTGGTATGGATGTCGCAGTTGAAGATCGACGTCTCTTGGTAGTGAGTGAAAACGGATACGGAAAAATGACTAAAATTAGTAATTTTCCTGCTCACAAACGGGGAGGAGTTGGTATTAAGGCGGCAATTGTAACCTCTAAAACCGGCAAACTTGTAGCTGTTAGGTCGCTTGAACCAACCGCTAATGAGGTGTTGATGATTTCTACCAAAGGCCAGGCCATTCGTGTTGGACTAAAAGATATACCGCTCTTAGGCCGCACAACTCAAGGGGTAAGGATTATGCGTTTAGGTAATGAAGACAATGTAGCTTCACTTGGTATCATACCCGAGCAAGAACAGCCTGAAATTGAAGAGGCCGGTGAATAG
- the gyrB gene encoding DNA topoisomerase (ATP-hydrolyzing) subunit B yields the protein MAKQKPTADYDSSQIQVLEGLEPVRKRPGMYIGSTGYEGLHHLIKEIADNSIDEAIAGHATKIIITLKHDGGVAVSDDGRGIPVDIHPKTGKSTLETVLTVLHAGGKFGGGGYKVSSGLHGVGSSVVNALSTKLIAEVHKDGKLYRQEYERGVPLSPIKAVDKTDRTGTDITFYPDGSIFETTTLDYKWVVNYLRHQAYLTKGIYVAVADERTNERQAFYFEGGIQSYVKHLNIGKEVVSNDIFYVEKQVEDCMVEVAVQYNETFTETVKAFANNVFTPDGGTHLIGFRTALTRVINDYARKNGILKEKEENLTGDDIREGLTAIILVKLPDPQFEGQTKNKLGNPEMRRYVEQVMSEYFAYHLEENPSIARKIIGKALLAARARKAARAARENVIRKGALDGMSLPGKLADCSSKDPKNSEIYIVEGDSAGGSAKSGRDSKTQAILPLRGKVLNVERARLDRMLNNNEIVSLIKALGVGIDEQFDIDGLRYGRIIIMTDADVDGSHISTLLMTFFFRYMREVIERGHVYLAKPPLFLLKGPGNKRQYVYSDEERDKIYNELIAERRARGTKINELDPPHKQAGLVDVQRYKGLGEMDADQLWDTTMNPENRVLVQVRVEDAEKADAIFTKLMGDEVELRKHFIQSRAKFVNTEDLDI from the coding sequence ATGGCTAAACAAAAACCAACTGCTGATTATGATTCAAGCCAAATTCAAGTGCTTGAAGGCCTTGAGCCAGTTCGCAAGCGCCCAGGAATGTACATTGGGAGTACTGGGTACGAAGGACTGCACCATTTAATTAAAGAAATAGCTGATAACAGTATTGACGAAGCGATTGCTGGGCATGCAACCAAAATCATTATCACGCTTAAACATGACGGCGGGGTTGCTGTCTCTGACGATGGGCGGGGCATTCCAGTTGATATTCACCCAAAAACAGGCAAAAGTACGCTTGAAACAGTTTTGACGGTGTTGCACGCTGGCGGCAAGTTTGGCGGAGGTGGTTACAAAGTATCGAGCGGTCTTCACGGCGTTGGGTCAAGTGTGGTGAATGCCTTATCGACTAAGTTAATCGCTGAAGTTCATAAAGATGGTAAACTTTACCGTCAAGAGTACGAACGCGGCGTTCCGCTCTCTCCAATTAAAGCAGTCGACAAGACTGACCGCACGGGTACAGACATTACTTTTTATCCCGATGGTAGCATTTTTGAAACGACGACGCTTGATTACAAATGGGTGGTTAATTATCTTCGTCATCAGGCATACTTAACTAAGGGAATTTACGTCGCTGTTGCTGATGAACGAACGAATGAGCGACAGGCCTTTTACTTTGAGGGCGGTATTCAATCTTATGTAAAGCACTTGAATATCGGCAAAGAAGTTGTCTCGAACGATATTTTCTATGTTGAAAAGCAGGTTGAGGATTGCATGGTTGAAGTTGCCGTGCAGTACAACGAAACTTTTACCGAGACAGTTAAGGCATTTGCTAACAATGTCTTTACACCAGATGGCGGAACGCACCTTATTGGCTTTAGGACTGCGCTCACGCGAGTTATTAACGACTATGCTCGTAAAAACGGAATTCTAAAAGAAAAAGAAGAGAATCTTACTGGTGATGATATTCGGGAAGGCTTGACGGCAATCATTCTTGTTAAACTTCCTGATCCACAATTCGAAGGACAGACAAAAAACAAGCTCGGCAATCCTGAGATGCGGCGTTACGTTGAGCAGGTAATGAGTGAATATTTTGCCTACCATCTAGAAGAGAACCCGAGCATTGCACGAAAGATCATCGGCAAGGCTTTACTGGCGGCACGTGCACGAAAGGCTGCAAGGGCAGCGCGTGAAAATGTTATTCGAAAAGGTGCGCTCGATGGCATGTCACTTCCCGGTAAGCTGGCTGACTGCTCGAGTAAGGATCCAAAAAACTCTGAAATATATATAGTAGAGGGAGATTCAGCTGGTGGATCTGCTAAAAGCGGACGTGACAGCAAAACACAAGCGATTTTGCCACTTCGTGGTAAAGTTCTCAACGTTGAGCGTGCGCGACTCGACAGAATGCTCAATAATAATGAAATTGTCAGTCTCATTAAGGCATTAGGCGTAGGCATTGATGAACAATTTGATATTGACGGCTTAAGGTATGGTCGAATAATTATTATGACCGATGCCGATGTCGATGGAAGCCACATCTCCACACTTTTGATGACATTTTTCTTCAGATATATGCGAGAAGTTATAGAACGTGGTCATGTCTATCTTGCAAAGCCACCACTCTTCTTGCTGAAAGGCCCTGGCAATAAGCGACAGTATGTCTATAGTGATGAAGAGCGTGATAAAATATACAACGAATTGATTGCTGAACGCCGTGCTCGTGGTACAAAAATCAACGAATTAGATCCGCCTCATAAGCAAGCAGGATTAGTTGATGTACAGCGCTACAAAGGTCTTGGCGAGATGGACGCCGATCAGCTATGGGATACCACCATGAATCCTGAGAACCGCGTGCTTGTACAAGTGAGAGTTGAAGATGCTGAAAAAGCTGATGCAATTTTTACAAAGCTGATGGGTGATGAGGTTGAGTTAAGAAAGCACTTTATTCAGAGTCGCGCAAAATTTGTAAACACTGAGGATTTGGATATTTAA
- a CDS encoding TraM recognition domain-containing protein, translated as MANIIIGALIIIAVGAIVGFFAYFQYRKVLREAKNYERGLKMVPLLIHIPPSSDDIDTGNRDEREVTEEVISQAQVMYNIIASTATKGFKSKVYGQRHISFEIIVNKGLIHYYVAVPVVLIDVVRQAVAAAYPAARLEEVEEYNIFNKVGKISGTIGGELTLKKDYSYPIATYKDTKRDAMRSILNALANANKEDGIGIQILLRPAREGWTKGVVAAAAAIKKKKEQGTGMAPKDLLGALWKAPEAKDAKTEDKQLSTLEQSTVDSLEAKTQHPGYETLIRIIVSSNTSARSQALLKNTVAAFSLFDLPQSNGFKFTIAKNIEQFVTSFIFRFFPQEINRNILNSVELATIFHLPDQKNIPTSQLQRQASKQVDGPHQSLNQGFLLGYNVFRGIKKPIRLAPSDRRRHSYIIGQTGTGKSGLLENLALQDMLDGRGFAFIDPHGDSAERLLGMVPKERVEDVIYFNPGDMENPVGLNLFEFDTPDQRDFLVQEAIAMLYRLYDPGHTGIIGPRYEHWFRNAALTIMSDPGGASFIDIPQVFNDDAFAKSKLKYVTDQTVLDFWNKEMAQTSDYHKSEVLGWFVSKFGAFLSNEMMRNIIGQTKSGFNLREIMDKKKILLVNLSKGKTGELNSQLLGMIFVMKFQAAAMGRADIPEEQRTDFTLYVDEFQNFATDSFESILSEARKYRLNLILANQFMTQLTDKIREAIIGNVGTVISGRIGTTDAELMQKKFAPIFDAEDLTKLPNFETVASVMIDNVPSTPFSMSLVPPMGKPNQQLANALKRLSAAKYGTPRKLVEKQIFDRLRAGTVSNNMPKPKVHNVTPPPVRPISTPGSSAAPNASTSSPIGDTSTSFLDEWLAKKRQLTAVDNPINKTTTTNPPSMPMNNSHNAIKTQPPSQSRDQGEAVIPIRGRNSSADNEIDIPIR; from the coding sequence ATGGCCAATATAATCATAGGTGCGCTTATTATTATTGCTGTGGGCGCTATTGTCGGCTTCTTCGCTTATTTTCAGTATCGTAAAGTGTTGCGTGAAGCCAAGAACTATGAGCGTGGTCTGAAGATGGTGCCCCTACTTATCCATATTCCGCCAAGTAGCGACGACATCGATACGGGTAATCGCGATGAGCGGGAGGTCACCGAGGAGGTCATCTCGCAGGCGCAAGTAATGTATAACATTATTGCAAGCACAGCGACCAAGGGCTTTAAAAGTAAAGTTTATGGGCAGCGCCATATTTCTTTCGAAATCATTGTTAACAAAGGACTGATCCATTACTATGTTGCGGTTCCAGTGGTGCTAATTGATGTTGTGCGGCAAGCTGTGGCGGCGGCATATCCAGCTGCGCGGCTCGAAGAAGTTGAGGAATACAATATTTTTAATAAGGTTGGGAAGATTAGCGGCACAATAGGCGGTGAACTGACACTTAAGAAGGACTATTCTTACCCAATAGCAACCTATAAAGATACGAAACGTGATGCCATGCGTTCAATTCTAAACGCACTGGCAAATGCAAATAAAGAGGACGGTATTGGTATCCAGATATTGCTGCGACCAGCACGCGAAGGTTGGACAAAGGGCGTTGTTGCGGCTGCGGCTGCAATAAAAAAGAAAAAAGAGCAGGGCACAGGAATGGCACCCAAGGACCTTTTGGGTGCGCTTTGGAAGGCACCGGAAGCAAAAGACGCAAAAACAGAGGACAAACAGCTCTCTACTCTCGAACAGTCTACGGTCGATTCGTTAGAAGCAAAAACACAACATCCCGGCTACGAGACGCTCATACGCATTATCGTATCGTCGAATACCTCAGCTCGATCACAGGCGCTATTAAAGAATACCGTGGCGGCGTTCTCATTATTTGATTTGCCACAAAGTAATGGTTTTAAGTTTACTATTGCCAAGAATATCGAACAGTTCGTCACCTCTTTTATATTTCGATTTTTCCCACAAGAGATTAATCGAAATATCTTAAATAGCGTCGAGTTAGCAACTATTTTCCATCTTCCTGATCAAAAAAATATTCCTACTTCTCAATTGCAGCGTCAGGCTTCGAAGCAGGTTGATGGCCCACACCAGTCGCTAAATCAAGGATTCTTGCTTGGGTACAATGTGTTTCGCGGCATTAAGAAGCCGATACGTCTTGCCCCTAGCGACCGTCGTCGTCACTCCTACATTATCGGTCAGACAGGTACGGGTAAGTCTGGACTACTTGAAAATCTTGCATTACAGGATATGCTCGATGGGCGTGGTTTTGCATTTATCGATCCTCATGGCGACTCGGCAGAGCGCCTTCTGGGCATGGTGCCAAAAGAACGAGTAGAAGATGTCATTTACTTCAATCCGGGCGATATGGAAAACCCTGTCGGGCTAAACTTATTTGAATTTGATACACCCGATCAGCGTGACTTCTTGGTGCAAGAGGCTATTGCAATGCTGTATCGATTATATGACCCAGGCCATACAGGTATCATTGGGCCTCGATACGAGCACTGGTTCCGTAATGCTGCATTAACCATAATGAGCGACCCTGGTGGCGCGAGCTTTATTGATATTCCTCAAGTATTTAATGACGACGCCTTTGCTAAATCGAAGCTGAAGTATGTTACAGATCAAACGGTACTTGATTTTTGGAATAAAGAAATGGCCCAAACAAGTGACTACCATAAATCAGAAGTCCTTGGATGGTTTGTTAGTAAATTCGGTGCTTTTTTGTCGAATGAAATGATGCGAAATATTATTGGACAAACAAAAAGCGGATTTAATCTTCGTGAAATTATGGACAAAAAGAAAATATTACTGGTTAACTTAAGTAAGGGCAAGACAGGCGAGCTTAATTCACAGCTGCTTGGTATGATATTTGTTATGAAATTTCAAGCAGCGGCCATGGGGCGTGCCGACATCCCTGAAGAGCAGCGTACAGACTTTACTTTATATGTTGATGAGTTTCAGAACTTTGCTACCGATAGCTTCGAATCAATTCTTAGTGAGGCACGAAAATATCGGTTAAATCTGATCTTAGCCAACCAGTTTATGACACAGCTAACTGATAAAATACGCGAGGCAATTATTGGAAATGTCGGCACTGTTATCAGTGGGCGAATTGGCACCACCGATGCTGAACTTATGCAAAAGAAGTTTGCCCCGATATTTGATGCAGAAGATTTGACCAAACTACCCAATTTTGAAACAGTTGCGTCTGTAATGATTGATAACGTACCGTCCACACCGTTTAGCATGTCGCTGGTGCCACCCATGGGCAAACCAAATCAGCAATTAGCGAATGCACTTAAGCGCCTATCGGCTGCAAAATATGGAACGCCACGTAAACTCGTGGAGAAACAAATATTCGATAGATTACGAGCCGGCACAGTATCGAATAATATGCCCAAGCCCAAGGTTCATAATGTTACACCACCGCCTGTGCGACCAATTAGTACGCCCGGTTCGAGTGCGGCACCGAATGCATCAACGTCAAGTCCTATTGGGGATACATCCACTTCATTTCTTGATGAATGGCTGGCAAAGAAACGTCAGTTGACAGCGGTAGATAACCCTATCAATAAAACTACGACGACCAATCCACCAAGCATGCCCATGAACAATTCTCACAACGCGATCAAAACTCAGCCCCCATCACAATCTCGTGATCAAGGCGAGGCAGTCATTCCAATTCGAGGCAGGAATAGTTCTGCTGACAACGAAATCGATATACCTATTCGATAG
- a CDS encoding YifB family Mg chelatase-like AAA ATPase translates to MTAQIFSATSVGFEARIIEVECDSTKGLPSLQIVGLGNKAIDEAKDRVRSAIQNSNLEFPARRVTINLAPANLPKHGAHFDLPIAIAILTVSGQLRKDDVSDALFVGELALNGALRPVPGSIYFSEAAASASITRIFVPKENADEAAIMKGVKVYAITTLSELFLHLKGELRLRPHSPIVKDTIVESSTSLNDVRGQAHAKRALMIAAAGHHNLLLTGPPGTGKTMLAKALPDLLPPLTIEERIAITKLHSAAGEPMNGLLAARPFRTPHHTASHISLVGGGHYPRPGEISLAHLGVLFLDELPEYSRQALESLRQPLEDRVITLSRANGKVSFPANFMLIATQNPCPCGYLGDTIKECSCTQIQINNYQKRISGPLLDRFDLLVEVSRIDYGKLLGAEEAPRHNYREAVIRARSLQYKRYNDTTTNASLGSTNIIERVNLSSDAQRLLQLASERLNFSVRSYFKIIKVARTIADLEGDDVISESHISEALQFRL, encoded by the coding sequence ATGACAGCACAAATCTTTTCTGCAACTAGCGTCGGCTTCGAAGCAAGAATAATTGAAGTTGAATGCGATAGCACAAAAGGCTTGCCTTCTCTGCAAATTGTCGGCCTCGGCAATAAAGCTATTGATGAAGCTAAAGACCGGGTACGAAGCGCCATTCAAAATAGCAACCTCGAGTTTCCGGCTAGGCGAGTGACGATAAACCTGGCACCGGCAAACCTTCCAAAGCATGGAGCCCATTTTGATCTTCCTATAGCAATCGCCATTTTAACCGTGAGCGGTCAACTCCGAAAAGACGACGTCTCCGATGCACTATTTGTTGGTGAGCTCGCTCTCAACGGTGCACTACGTCCAGTGCCGGGAAGTATTTATTTCAGTGAAGCGGCAGCCAGTGCAAGTATTACACGTATTTTTGTTCCAAAAGAGAACGCCGACGAAGCGGCAATTATGAAAGGAGTCAAAGTATATGCGATCACAACATTAAGCGAGCTTTTCTTGCATCTAAAGGGCGAATTGCGCCTTCGTCCCCACTCACCCATCGTTAAAGATACTATCGTTGAGTCATCGACATCTCTTAATGACGTCCGCGGACAGGCTCACGCTAAACGCGCGCTCATGATTGCTGCAGCCGGACATCACAACCTTCTATTGACTGGCCCTCCTGGCACCGGTAAAACCATGCTCGCAAAAGCATTACCAGATCTTTTGCCTCCACTAACAATAGAAGAAAGAATTGCGATCACTAAATTACATAGCGCAGCTGGTGAGCCGATGAACGGGCTACTTGCAGCTCGCCCCTTTCGCACCCCACATCACACAGCGAGTCATATATCTCTTGTCGGCGGCGGCCACTACCCACGGCCAGGCGAGATTAGCCTGGCTCATCTAGGAGTATTGTTTTTAGATGAGCTGCCCGAGTACTCGCGCCAAGCTCTTGAATCACTCAGGCAGCCACTTGAAGATCGCGTCATTACTCTTAGCCGGGCAAATGGAAAAGTATCTTTTCCTGCTAATTTTATGCTTATAGCCACTCAAAACCCTTGTCCCTGTGGCTATCTGGGAGATACCATAAAAGAATGTTCCTGCACCCAGATCCAAATTAATAATTATCAGAAACGTATTTCTGGCCCTCTCCTAGACAGGTTCGATCTTCTCGTTGAAGTATCCCGTATTGACTATGGAAAGCTGTTAGGCGCAGAAGAAGCTCCTCGTCACAACTATCGGGAGGCGGTCATTCGAGCACGATCACTGCAATACAAACGTTACAATGACACCACAACAAATGCCTCCCTTGGTAGCACGAATATTATTGAACGTGTTAATTTGTCATCTGACGCCCAGAGATTATTACAACTCGCGTCAGAGCGTCTAAATTTTTCGGTGAGATCGTATTTTAAAATAATCAAAGTAGCTCGGACAATTGCTGATCTTGAAGGCGACGACGTAATAAGCGAATCTCACATCAGTGAAGCCCTTCAATTCAGACTGTAA
- the infC gene encoding translation initiation factor IF-3 yields MNEAIRASELRVVGAEGNQLGIMSRAEALEAAQKAGLDLVEISPSANPPVVKIIDWGKYQYQKMKELQRNRKSAKTSELKQMRLGLKISDNDLEIKLRKIRGFLTHGHKVKIMIFFRGREMAHTDLGFEMINKIIDKLSEEAIIEQKPQMAGRNLSIVVRSK; encoded by the coding sequence ATAAACGAAGCTATACGAGCCTCTGAGCTTCGTGTAGTTGGTGCCGAGGGAAACCAACTAGGAATCATGTCTCGAGCTGAAGCCCTTGAGGCCGCCCAGAAAGCTGGATTGGATTTAGTTGAAATTTCACCTTCTGCTAATCCACCGGTTGTCAAAATCATCGACTGGGGCAAATACCAATACCAGAAGATGAAGGAACTACAGCGTAATCGCAAGAGCGCTAAGACAAGCGAGCTTAAGCAGATGCGCCTGGGACTCAAGATTAGTGATAACGATCTTGAGATAAAGTTACGTAAAATCCGCGGTTTCTTGACGCACGGTCATAAGGTGAAAATAATGATTTTCTTCCGTGGCCGTGAGATGGCACATACCGATTTGGGTTTTGAGATGATAAATAAAATAATCGACAAACTTTCCGAAGAAGCAATTATTGAGCAAAAACCTCAAATGGCTGGTCGCAATTTGAGCATAGTAGTAAGGAGTAAGTAA
- the rpmI gene encoding 50S ribosomal protein L35: MPKIKTHKGTAKRVKKTAGGKLLRERAGGGHLLSHKSKSRKRVIGKSAEITGSIRKNIKRALGV; the protein is encoded by the coding sequence ATGCCAAAGATCAAGACTCACAAGGGTACTGCGAAGCGAGTGAAGAAAACAGCTGGCGGTAAGCTTCTTCGTGAACGTGCAGGTGGCGGGCACCTTTTGTCACATAAAAGCAAAAGCCGAAAGCGTGTTATCGGCAAGAGTGCCGAGATCACTGGTTCAATTCGTAAAAATATCAAGCGAGCACTAGGAGTATAA
- the rplT gene encoding 50S ribosomal protein L20, which translates to MRVKRGVTAHRKHKKIIKAAKGMQHARRRSFRLAKQAVIRALQYAYRDRRNKKRDLRGLWITRINAAARENGTTYGAFIASLKKSNIELDRKVLAELSVSEPQVFSEIVKIAAK; encoded by the coding sequence ATGCGAGTTAAAAGAGGCGTCACTGCACACCGCAAACATAAGAAAATCATCAAAGCCGCTAAAGGCATGCAACACGCGCGTCGACGCTCATTTCGGCTTGCCAAGCAAGCAGTAATTCGGGCACTACAATATGCCTATCGTGATCGCCGCAATAAAAAACGCGACCTACGAGGGCTATGGATTACTCGTATCAATGCCGCTGCAAGAGAAAACGGTACAACTTACGGTGCATTTATTGCTAGCCTCAAGAAAAGCAATATTGAGCTTGATCGCAAAGTACTGGCTGAACTATCTGTTAGCGAACCGCAGGTATTTTCTGAGATTGTAAAAATCGCCGCAAAGTAA